A segment of the Filifactor alocis ATCC 35896 genome:
CATCAATATAGATTTTTTGAGAAGATAACAGACCCATTGCATTGGTAACTTTTTCCCATTCTTCATCTTTTAAAGAACCATTCCGAATATTGGATAATTCTACTTGTGCATTAGCTGCAATCATCCTGTCTACTAATTGTTCGTTGCTCATCTCCAAAGAAAACACAGCAACAGATGCTTTTCCTTTGATAGCAGCATTCGCCACTAAATTCAAAGAAAATGCAGTTTTTCCCATAGAAGGTCGTGCAGCAATTAAAATCAAGTCTGTAGATTGAAATCCGTTAGTCTTTCGGTCTAAATCAGTGAAACCACTTGTAATTCCTGTCAAATCTCCTTTATGTTTCGCTAATCGTTCCAAAGAATCAAACTTGTTTAACATAATGTGATCGATTGGTATCAATCCTTTGATATTTTGTTCCTGCGCAACATCAAAAACTTGTTTTTCTGCATAGTTTAAAATATCCATGACCTCTATTTCTTCTCGATAGCTTTTTTCAATAATATTCTGAGAAGCTTGAATTAAAGCTCTAAGCATAGATTTTTCTTTTACAATTTTTGCGTAGCTGATAATATTATCTGTAAAATCCGGTACGGAAGTTAAGTCTGTGATGTAAGTAATCTGCTCCGCAGATAAGTCTTCCTTCTCTAATTTATCAAGAAGTGTAATTAAATCAATCGGCTCCGACTTTTTATTCAACTGCAACATCGCACTAAAAATTTCTTGGTGAAATTCCTTATAAAAATCTTCCTCTGTGATAATGTCCGTTACCATCACAATCGCATCTTTTGACAACAAGATACTACCCAATACAGACTGCTCCGCTTGCAAAGAATACGGTACCACTTTTCCTTCCATTTAACTACACCCTCCTTTCTGCATATGTAAACGGATGCATTGCATCCGTATCTCATTAATTTAATGCTTCAATCGTTACTCTCAATTCTGCTGTTACTCTGGAATGTAATTTGATTTCTACCACAGTTGTTCCCAATTCTTTAATTGGCTCTTTCAACATAATTTTTCTTTTATCAACATCAATATTTAACTCTTTTTTGATTTGATCAGAAATATCTTTTGATGTGATAGAACCGAACAATTTCCCTTCTCCGGCCTTTGCTTTCATTACAATTCCTTTTTGTTTCAATTGTTCTTTCACTTCTTTTGCTTCTGCCTCTGCAACTTTGTCACCATGTTCTTTTGCAGCTTTCTTTTGATTCAAGTCATTTACATTTCCTTTTGTTCCTTCTATTGCCAAATTCTTCTTAAACAAGAAATTTTTCGCATAACCGTCGCTCACTTCTTTCAATTCTCCGGCTTTTCCGGTTCCCTTTACATCTTTTAGCAAAATTACTTTCATTTTGTATTCTCCTCCTCATTCAAATATTCCATCACGCTATCTTCCAAACGATCCATCGCTTCTTCCAATGTAACATCTTGGAGTTGTGTTGCTGCGGTATCCATATGTCCACCGCCACCAAGTTTTTCCATAATAATTTGTACATTCATCTTACCGAAAGAACGAGCACTAATCTGAATCACATCTGAATCATTTTTGGTAATTACAAAAGAAGAAATCACACCTTTGATATTCAGCAATTCATCTGCTACTTTCGCTGCAATCAATTTAGAATCCGATAATCTTTCGTCACAATAGGAGATTGCAATTCTACCGTCGATGATTTTTGCATTTTTGACAATTTCCGCAATCCTCATATAGCTATCCACATCTCCTTGAAAGAAAGATTTTACCTCTACGGTATCAGCACCGCATTTTCTCAAAAATGCCGCCGCCTCAAACGTTCTGACTCCTGTCTTAAAAGAAAAATTCTTTGTATCTAACATAATCCCCGCCAAAAGAGCCTCTGCTTCTAATGTGCGTAATTTCGGCTTATCCGCAATATATTGAATCACTTCTGTCACCATTTCGGAAGCGGAAGATGCATAAGTTTCATGATAAACCAACACCGCATCATCAATAAATTCTACACCTCTTCTGTGATGGTCAATCAAAACTACCCGATCACAAAGATGAATCAAGTCAGGATATTCCGTCAACATCGGTTTATGTGTATCTACAACTACAACAAGCACTCTATCCTGATTTTGACAAATCCTTTTAGCTCTTTCGTGATTCACAAATACAGTTCCCATAGAATCGTCTTGTTTGATTTTTTCATATAAAATATCAATAGAAGTATTTGAATTTTCCAATACAATGTTTGCAGTCTTTCCAAGAATTCTACAAATCCCAAATGTTCCCAGTGCTGCTCCCAAAGCATCCAAATCAGGATAAGTATGTCCCATAATCAACACTCGATCAGATGCATGTATCAAATCTTTGAGTGCATAAGAAATCATTCTTGCTTTTACCCTTGTCTTCTTTTCGATAGCCTTGGACTTTCCACCGTAAAATGTAAATCTGTCATTTCTCTTAATCACACATTGATCTCCTCCGCGACCAAGCGCCATATCCAAAGCAGAACTTGCAATATCATGTGTCTGAGAAATTGTATCTGCTCTTCCTGAAATCCCCAAAGAAAGTGTTACAGGTAAGGTATTTCCTACATCAATCGAACGAATTTCATCTAAAATAGAAAATTTATTATCTTCCATCGCCTGTAAATTTTGTTCATCCACTAATACAAAATAATGATCTTTATTTATCTTTACAATTGTTGCTCCATAATTTTCAGCCCATACCTTAAGTTTTTGCTCTACTGTAGCCTCCAAAACAGGTCTGTTAGAGTCTTCTACATTATCCAACACTTCATCAAAACTATCTACCTGAATTAAAATAATTCCTGTTTTTGTATTTTGATATTCTTGTGCCAAATCTTCATATTTTGTCTCATCAATAAAATATAACATCACCATGCCGCTATCTTTTTTAGATGTTTTTACCACATAATATACAATTCTGTATTTACGAGAATCCACATCTAAGAAAGTAGTTTCTCTCTCTCCGGTAAGCGCAACATCAGATAAATCAATTTGTTCAAAAATCTTATTGATATTTGTGCCTAACAGACCCTTTTTCATCGCAATATCAGAAAATTTCTTATTGTACCATGTAATAACACCATCTACCTTACACATACAAAGCGGAATCGGTAAATTTGTAATAGCTTGTTTCGTGCTATAATCCATATTCAAAGAAAGAGTTTCGATATATTGAGTCCATTCTATATTCTGTTTCTGTAACTCCTTCTTATTCCAAAAAAAGAGGGTAATAAGCCAAAACACTGCTAATAATGAAACATAGTAGTTATACTGCAAAAATATAACCGCAAAAAAAGCCATAGAAATTAAATAAGCTCTATAAATCTTCCATTCTATTTTCATTTTACACCTCCTGTATCCGGTTTTCTAAGGTGAAACATGGTATCAAAAAAACCGATAAATATAATAACCCATGGCACAAAGACACAAGATAATATCCACATCATGTTTCCAAAAAGAATACTGAATTTTTTTCTACACCAGTACAAAACACTCGCTGTTCCTTGTAAATACAATAAAATCACCGCAAGATACACCATGGTTACAGATATATTATATGAATAATCAATTTGTATTTTTCCAAAAAGATAACCTGTCAAAAAGATCAATCCTATCCCAAAATTAGCATGCCCCGGTAAATAAAATTCCGTAAAAACAGGATATTTTTGTGATTTTACATTACGATTCAAGAAAAAAGTTCCCAAAAAATAATTTATGGAAGAAGTAAACAAAAGACCCACAAAAGTCACTATCGGCAAGAATAATCTCATTTTATTCAACAATTCAGGAATAATCATCTCTTCAGATATATCGAAAGAATCTCTAATTTGATACAAAAGTTCAGGATTCGTTTCAAATAACGTTTTATATTCCAAAACCAAACCGTCTGTCAATCGAATTCCTGTAATCCGATAATAAGCAAAACTAAAAATAGCAACAACCGATACAGTGAAAAAAGTAGTAAGAAAAATAACTTTATCTGACGAAAAACCTCTTCTAATCCCTTCTCCCATCAACAACCCCATTACAGAAAACAGTCCTACTATCTGATAAATTGAATCAGATACAACAATAGGTTGTAACAGAAATGAAAAACCAGTCAATAAGATAAAAAAAATCAATCCATATATCATACCGCCGGACACAGTTGAAAGTAATACCACCGTAGGCAACAACATAATGCTGATATGCAATCCACTGAAAAATACAGATATCAAAATTAGCAACGTCCCAATCAGAAACAACTTCATCATACGAAAAACATATAGTTGTACATTTTTATTATTTTTCTCTGACACCGATAAAACCCCTCCTAAAATAAATCTCCTATAAAACATATGGTCAGATATTCCTCTATTATACCCTATTTTAAATCATTTTTATATATTTTTACCATAAAAACCTATACCTTTCCTCCCATGGATATAATGCCATCTATCTTCACAAAAGGAAACGCTCTGCAATATCTCCGTTGAAAAATAAACATAGTAAAAAAACAGATTATGTAAAGCAAACAAACTATAATCTTGTGCTATGAATTTATTATTAAACACTATTGTAAAATGTAGAAACAGTGTACGATTATAGATAAAAAGAATACCATATCATCGTATTAAAAAACAGATTATTTATTATAACATTAATCAGTGATTTAGTATTAAAAGTTTCTCTATAATATCACAAAAAACGATAAGACAGATGAAAATGATTTGGAAACATCTACCTTATCGTTTGAATTATTGGCGCATCCAAGAGGATTCGAACCTCCGACTCACAGTTTAGGAAACTGCAGCTCTATCCTCTGAGCTATGGATGCGAAATAAAAATATACTACACTATACCATTATAATGATACCCATAGAAAAAATCAATATGTATAAAAAACAAAAAGCTCCAATGAATTACAGAATCACTGGAGCTTAAACTGGAGGCGACAACCGGATTTGAACCGATGATAAAGGAGTTGCAGTCCTCTGCCTTACCACTTGGCTATGTCGCCAAAATATGGGGTGAATAGTGGGAGTCGAACCCACGACCTCTAGAGCCACAATCTAGCGCTCTAACCAACTGAGCTATACCCACCATATTATTATCATTTTTCCTTCAGCTTCCTATTTTAAGGATGGTGGGCCTTCAGGGACTCGAACCCCGGACCTACCGGTTATGAGCCGGGCGCTCTAACCAACTGAGCTAAAGGCCCTCAAAATAGTGGTAGCGGCAATAAGATTCGAACTTATGACCTTTCGGGTATGAACCGAACGCTCTAACCAACTAAGCTATGCCGCCACATAATTTTGAAATGGTGCCCAGAGGCGGAATCGAACCACCGACACGAGGATTTTCAGTCCTCTGCTCTACCGACTGAGCTATCTGGGCAAGATGGCGGAGAGGGTGGGATTCGAACCCACGGTCCATTTCTGAATCACTAGTTTTCAAGACTAGCTCCTTAAACCGCTCGGACACCTCTCCAACGCCTTATAAAAATGGTGACCTATCCGCGACTCGAACGCGGGACACCCTGATTAAAAGTCAGGTGCTCTGCCGACTGAGCTAATAGGTCATAATGGCTGGGGATGCAGGACTCGAACCTACGCATGCATGAGTCAAAGTCATGTGCCTTACCGACTTGGCTAATCCCCAAAAATTTAAATGGTGTGCCTGAAGGGACTCGAACCCCTGGCACGTGGCTTAGAAGGCCACTGCTCTATCCAGCTGAGCTACAGGCACTCATTTTTAAATGGAGCGGAAGACGGGATTCGAACCCGCGACCCTCGCCTTGGCAAGGCGATGCTCTACCACTGAGCCACTTCCGCAAGAAATGGTGCGGATGGAGGGACTTGAACCCCCACGCACAAGGCGCTAGATCCTAAGTCTAGTGCGTCTGCCAATTTCGCCACATCCGCATAATCTGGAGCTGGCAATAGGAATCGAACCTACAACCTGCTGATTACAAATCAGCTGCTCTACCGTTGAGCCATGCCAGCATATAAAATACCTTTTCGAAAATAAAGATGGCGACTCGGAAGGGACTCGAACCCTCGACCTCCAGCGTGACAGGCTGGCATTCTAACCAACTGAACTACCGAGCCACAAATGGTGGGACCAATAGGGCTCGAACCTATGACCCCCTGCTTGTAAGGCAGGTGCTCTCCCAGCTGAGCTATGATCCCATTCAATAACTATGTTTCTCTATTTTCTTTTTCTTTGGTGACCCCTAGGGGATTCGAACCCCTGTTACCGCCGTGAAAGGGCGGTGTCTTAACCGCTTGACCAAGGGGCCATTGGTTGCGGAGAGAGGACTTGAACCTCTGACCTTCGGATTATGAGCCCGACGAGCTACCAACTGCTCCACTCCGCGACGTTCCTGGTGCCGAAGACCGGAATCGAACCGGTACGGTTATTTCTAACCGCAGGATTTTAAGTCCTGTGCGTCTGCCAGTTTCGCCACTTCGGCATAAAAAATGGCTCCGAAGGTGGGATTCGAACCCACAGCCTATCGATTAACAGTCGAGTGCTCCACCCTTGAGCTACTTCGGAACATATCACAAACTACTAAGTTTGTGTAGAATTGGCTACGACTTACTTTCCCGGGGGTCTGCACCCCAAGTATCATCAGCGATGAAAGGCTTAACTTCTGTGTTCGGGATGGGAACAGGTGTATCTCTTTCTCTATTGTAACCATATTCTGTTATTACTTCGTCTTTTGGGCACCTTCTTGTTCATCTGCGTCGCTCTCTCAGTCACATACTCTTGTATGCTCCTTCTATCGCTCCTTGACTCACTTCGAATCTGCTCCAAACTACTCGTAATAAGTTTCTTGTCACTTTGATATATTAACACTTTTCATCCGTTATGTCAATATATTAAAGGGTTTTTCAGATGGATTGTACCATCAAAACTGCATAACATCTTTTACCTTCGGATCAAGTCCTCGATTGATTAGTACTCGTTCGCTTCATACATTACTGCACTTCCACTTTGAGCCTATCTACCATGTAGTCTTCATGGAATCTTACTTCTCTCGAATGGGAAATCTTATCTTGAGGCTGGCTTCGTGCTTAGATGCCTTCAGCACTTATCCTTCCCACACATAGCTACCCAGCTGTGCACTTGGCAGTACAACTGGTGCACCAGTGGTGTGTCCATCCCGGTCCTCTCGTACTAAGGACAGCTCCTCTCAAATTTCCTGCGCCTGCGACGGATAGGGACCGAACTGTCTCACGACGTTCTGAACCCAGCTCGCGTACCACTTTAATGGGCGAACAGCCCAACCCTTGGGACCTGCTACAGCCCCAGGATGTGATGAGCCGACATCGAGGTGCCAAACCTCCCCGTCGATGTGGACTCTTGGGGGAGATAAGCCTGTTATCCCCAGGGTAGCTTTTATCCGTTGAGCGATGGCAATTCCACTTTCTACCACCGGATCACTAAGCCCGACTTTCGTCCTTGCTCGACCTGTTTGTCTCGCAATCAAGCTCCCTTTTGCCTTTGCACTCTTCTCACGATTTCCGTCCGTGATGAGGGAACCTTTGGACGCCTCCGTTACTCTTTGGGAGGCGACCGCCCCAGTCAAACTGCCTGCCAAGCAGTGTCCTATATCATGATTCAATGATTCTAGTTAGAATTCAAGCAACACAAGGGTGGTATCCCAACGATGACTCCTACAAGGCTGACGCCCTATACTCTAAGTCTCCCACCTATCCTGTACATCTGTTACCTAAATCCAATGCTAAGCTGCAGTAAAGCTCCATGGGGTCTTTCCGTCCTGTCGCAGGTGTCCGGCATCTTCACCGGCACTACAATTTCACCGAGTCTGTTGTTGAGACAGTGCCCAAATCGTTACGCCTTTCGTGCGGGTCGGAACTTACCCGACAAGGAATTTCGCTACCTTAGGACCGTTATAGTTACGGCCGCCGTTTACTGGGGCTTAAGTTCGAACCTTCGATTGCTCTAAGTCTTCCCCTTAACCTTCCAGCACCGGGCAGGCGTCAGCTCCTATACTTCACTTTGCAGTTTTGCAGAAACCTATGTTTTTGGTAAACAGTCGCTTGGGCCTATTCTCTGCGGCCTGCTCTCGCAGGCTCCCCTTCTCCCTAGGTTACGGGGTTATTTTGCCGAGTTCCTTAACAACAGTTCTCTCGCTGGCCTTAGGATTCTCTCCTCACCTACCTGTGTCGGTTTGCGGTACGGGCACCTTGGTCTTGCTAGAGGCTTTTCCTGGCAGTTTGAATGATTCGGCTTCGCTACTTTATTTTCACTCCCCATCACAGATTACGATTGTATTACCGGATTTGCCTGGTCTTACTCGCTTTCTGCTTGGACACGCTCTACCAACGGCGTGCTCCGGTCATCCTCCTGCGTCCCCCCTTCGCTCATTCAACTACGGTGGTACGGGATTTATTACCCGTTGTCCATCACCTACGCCTTTCGGCCTTGGCTTAGGTCCCGACTTACCCTGAGCGGACGAACCTTCCTCAGGAAACCTTAGGTTTTCGGCCGGAAGGATTCTCACCTTCCTCTCGCTACTCATGCCAACATTCTCTCTCGTATACGGTCCACTTTTTCTTTCGATTCTGCTTCTTACTGTATACGATGCTCTCCTACCACTATACTCTACAGTATAATCCAAAGCTTCGGTATTATGTTTTAGCCCCGGTAATTTTCGGCGCAGGATCACTCGACCAGTGAGCTATTACGCACTCTTTAAATGTATGGCTGCTTCTAAGCCAACATCCTGGTTGTCTATGCAATCTCACATCCTTTCCCACTTAACATATATTTTGGGACCTTAGCTGTTGGTCTGGGCTCTTTCCCTCTCGACTATGGACCTTATCACTCATAGTCTGACTGCTTTGCGCTATATATGGCATTCTTAGTTTGATAATCCTCAGTAATCTAAAAGACCCATTGGACAGTCAGTGCTTTACCTCCATATATATCTTGCAAAACGCTAG
Coding sequences within it:
- a CDS encoding DUF2232 domain-containing protein, with protein sequence MSEKNNKNVQLYVFRMMKLFLIGTLLILISVFFSGLHISIMLLPTVVLLSTVSGGMIYGLIFFILLTGFSFLLQPIVVSDSIYQIVGLFSVMGLLMGEGIRRGFSSDKVIFLTTFFTVSVVAIFSFAYYRITGIRLTDGLVLEYKTLFETNPELLYQIRDSFDISEEMIIPELLNKMRLFLPIVTFVGLLFTSSINYFLGTFFLNRNVKSQKYPVFTEFYLPGHANFGIGLIFLTGYLFGKIQIDYSYNISVTMVYLAVILLYLQGTASVLYWCRKKFSILFGNMMWILSCVFVPWVIIFIGFFDTMFHLRKPDTGGVK
- a CDS encoding DHH family phosphoesterase, producing MKIEWKIYRAYLISMAFFAVIFLQYNYYVSLLAVFWLITLFFWNKKELQKQNIEWTQYIETLSLNMDYSTKQAITNLPIPLCMCKVDGVITWYNKKFSDIAMKKGLLGTNINKIFEQIDLSDVALTGERETTFLDVDSRKYRIVYYVVKTSKKDSGMVMLYFIDETKYEDLAQEYQNTKTGIILIQVDSFDEVLDNVEDSNRPVLEATVEQKLKVWAENYGATIVKINKDHYFVLVDEQNLQAMEDNKFSILDEIRSIDVGNTLPVTLSLGISGRADTISQTHDIASSALDMALGRGGDQCVIKRNDRFTFYGGKSKAIEKKTRVKARMISYALKDLIHASDRVLIMGHTYPDLDALGAALGTFGICRILGKTANIVLENSNTSIDILYEKIKQDDSMGTVFVNHERAKRICQNQDRVLVVVVDTHKPMLTEYPDLIHLCDRVVLIDHHRRGVEFIDDAVLVYHETYASSASEMVTEVIQYIADKPKLRTLEAEALLAGIMLDTKNFSFKTGVRTFEAAAFLRKCGADTVEVKSFFQGDVDSYMRIAEIVKNAKIIDGRIAISYCDERLSDSKLIAAKVADELLNIKGVISSFVITKNDSDVIQISARSFGKMNVQIIMEKLGGGGHMDTAATQLQDVTLEEAMDRLEDSVMEYLNEEENTK
- the rplI gene encoding 50S ribosomal protein L9, producing MKVILLKDVKGTGKAGELKEVSDGYAKNFLFKKNLAIEGTKGNVNDLNQKKAAKEHGDKVAEAEAKEVKEQLKQKGIVMKAKAGEGKLFGSITSKDISDQIKKELNIDVDKRKIMLKEPIKELGTTVVEIKLHSRVTAELRVTIEALN
- the dnaB gene encoding replicative DNA helicase, translated to MEGKVVPYSLQAEQSVLGSILLSKDAIVMVTDIITEEDFYKEFHQEIFSAMLQLNKKSEPIDLITLLDKLEKEDLSAEQITYITDLTSVPDFTDNIISYAKIVKEKSMLRALIQASQNIIEKSYREEIEVMDILNYAEKQVFDVAQEQNIKGLIPIDHIMLNKFDSLERLAKHKGDLTGITSGFTDLDRKTNGFQSTDLILIAARPSMGKTAFSLNLVANAAIKGKASVAVFSLEMSNEQLVDRMIAANAQVELSNIRNGSLKDEEWEKVTNAMGLLSSQKIYIDDTAGLNMVQLRTKCRRLKIEKGLDMIVIDYLQLMEGDSKTENRQQEISKISRSLKILAKELECPVIALSQLSRAPEQRSDHRPMLSDLRESGAIEQDADMVMFLYRDEVYDKDTMDKNKAEVIIAKHRNGEIGTVDLTWLGQFQLFHNAPRHDMNL